A genomic window from Palaeococcus ferrophilus DSM 13482 includes:
- a CDS encoding mechanosensitive ion channel family protein, with protein MNSTVGNVTSLWEQGAFAQTLLFGITVGVVARALILFLIGLIFARFLRGYLLRLSTTTKYVWIINEDTASTLHNLIVVVATVYALDALGILSLEIAGASVSNLLTAFLVFYFSYLLARKSKDYMIMRSSRQKLPEVQVKAKLFYYTMVTLAFFIALNIAGFTGKLTTLLAAAGITGIILGFASQTVVANFISGIFMYFDRPLKIGDAVRIGDFEGIVHDIRILSTRIRQWDGTLVRIPNERLFNSEIINLQRYPARRAEINVGIAYKEDAQRAIDVIMKVLEDEPIVLAEPEPRVYVRELGDSSVNITIWAWVPSDLWLGQNLLRSKYHLLQKIKEALEGEGIEIPFPQRVNWFAEELRVRVEEPEREGRNS; from the coding sequence GTGAACTCCACTGTGGGAAACGTCACTTCCCTCTGGGAGCAGGGGGCCTTTGCACAGACCCTGCTCTTCGGAATAACGGTAGGTGTGGTAGCCAGGGCGCTCATACTTTTCCTGATCGGACTTATTTTCGCGCGCTTCCTTAGGGGGTACCTCCTCCGGCTCAGCACGACAACGAAGTACGTCTGGATAATAAACGAGGACACCGCCTCGACACTCCACAACCTCATAGTTGTGGTGGCCACCGTTTACGCGCTCGACGCCCTCGGGATTCTCTCCCTTGAGATTGCGGGGGCGAGCGTGAGCAACCTGCTCACGGCGTTTCTAGTGTTCTACTTCTCATATCTCCTCGCCAGGAAGTCCAAGGATTACATGATAATGCGTTCTTCGAGGCAGAAGCTCCCGGAGGTTCAGGTCAAGGCGAAACTATTCTACTACACCATGGTCACCCTGGCGTTCTTCATAGCCCTAAACATAGCAGGCTTCACAGGGAAGCTCACGACGCTTCTGGCAGCGGCTGGGATAACGGGTATCATCCTGGGTTTTGCCTCCCAGACTGTTGTAGCGAACTTCATCTCGGGCATATTCATGTACTTCGACAGGCCCCTCAAGATAGGGGACGCCGTGAGAATAGGGGACTTTGAGGGCATCGTCCATGATATCAGAATCCTCTCCACGAGGATAAGGCAGTGGGATGGAACACTCGTCAGGATTCCAAACGAGAGGCTCTTCAACAGCGAGATAATAAACCTCCAGAGGTACCCGGCCAGAAGGGCCGAAATAAACGTTGGGATAGCCTACAAAGAGGACGCCCAGAGGGCGATAGACGTTATAATGAAGGTCCTAGAAGATGAGCCAATAGTCCTGGCGGAGCCGGAGCCGAGGGTTTACGTGAGGGAGCTCGGGGACAGTTCCGTCAACATAACGATCTGGGCGTGGGTTCCCAGCGACCTGTGGCTGGGCCAGAACCTCCTTCGCTCGAAGTACCACCTCCTCCAGAAGATCAAGGAGGCCCTTGAGGGGGAGGGTATAGAGATACCGTTCCCGCAGAGGGTCAACTGGTTCGCGGAGGAGCTGAGGGTGAGGGTAGAGGAACCTGAAAGGGAAGGGAGAAACTCTTAA
- a CDS encoding RsmB/NOP family class I SAM-dependent RNA methyltransferase encodes MGKLKLSDRQLYALIEAVKLGEEVKPSQQAKRKAFAKYKIDGWENSKLTGVFYSLQRRLGLIDEIIAELVGVSPLILDPWLRAALRVAIEVAVFRDPNEKTIQHLRGLAQFLSKKTHPYVGYYYYDLLPRILEYVPVIDSEEKRLKWDYLFPEWFIARMRGLLGDEDEELLKALNETLPTSIRVNRLKASVEDVEGYLRKKGVRFERSERIDTVIRILDPFNPEWLFNKGWAIAQEEAAAAASLVLEPKPGETVVDLAAAPGGKTAHMAELMNNKGKIYAFDVDKSRVKRMKEVLKRTGVEIAETTKADGRKAPEILGEEIADRVMLDAPCTSDGTIAKNPELRWRLREKNIPRVVALQRELIESAWRLLKPGGRMLYSTCSMLPEENEEVVRWFLERHPEAELVPLKGPYDPGFLEGTMRAWPHRHRTIGFFYALIEKRGD; translated from the coding sequence ATGGGAAAGCTCAAGCTCAGCGACAGGCAGCTCTACGCACTCATTGAGGCCGTTAAGCTCGGCGAGGAGGTAAAGCCCAGCCAGCAGGCGAAGAGGAAGGCCTTCGCGAAGTACAAAATCGATGGCTGGGAGAACTCGAAGCTCACCGGAGTATTCTACTCACTCCAACGGCGCCTCGGCCTGATAGACGAGATAATAGCTGAGCTCGTCGGCGTTTCTCCCCTCATCCTCGACCCCTGGTTGAGGGCGGCTTTGAGAGTAGCAATAGAGGTGGCCGTCTTCCGCGACCCCAACGAGAAGACCATCCAGCACCTCAGAGGTTTGGCTCAGTTTCTCTCCAAGAAGACCCATCCCTACGTTGGCTATTACTACTACGACCTCCTGCCGAGGATTCTCGAATACGTGCCCGTGATAGACTCCGAAGAGAAGCGGCTGAAGTGGGACTACCTCTTTCCGGAGTGGTTCATAGCGAGGATGCGTGGCCTTCTTGGTGATGAAGATGAGGAGCTCCTCAAGGCGCTCAACGAGACGCTCCCAACGAGCATAAGGGTGAACCGCCTGAAGGCGAGCGTTGAGGATGTTGAGGGTTACCTGAGGAAGAAGGGCGTCCGCTTCGAGAGGAGCGAGAGGATTGATACCGTCATCAGAATCCTCGACCCCTTCAACCCCGAGTGGCTCTTCAATAAAGGCTGGGCCATAGCACAGGAGGAGGCCGCGGCAGCTGCTTCCCTCGTTCTCGAGCCGAAGCCGGGTGAAACGGTGGTTGATTTGGCGGCGGCCCCCGGAGGAAAAACGGCCCACATGGCCGAACTCATGAACAATAAAGGCAAAATCTACGCCTTCGACGTGGATAAAAGCAGAGTGAAGCGCATGAAGGAAGTCCTGAAGAGGACGGGAGTTGAAATAGCAGAGACCACCAAAGCCGACGGCAGGAAAGCTCCCGAAATTCTCGGCGAGGAGATAGCGGACAGAGTGATGCTCGATGCACCGTGCACCAGCGACGGAACGATAGCGAAGAACCCCGAACTGAGGTGGCGCCTCCGCGAGAAGAACATTCCCAGGGTAGTTGCCCTCCAGAGAGAGCTCATAGAGAGCGCCTGGAGGCTTTTAAAGCCTGGAGGAAGGATGCTCTACTCGACCTGCTCAATGCTTCCTGAGGAGAACGAGGAGGTTGTGAGGTGGTTCCTTGAAAGGCATCCTGAGGCCGAGCTTGTGCCATTGAAGGGCCCCTACGACCCCGGCTTCCTCGAGGGAACTATGAGGGCTTGGCCCCACAGGCACAGGACGATAGGCTTCTTCTACGCGCTGATAGAAAAGAGAGGGGATTAA
- the dph2 gene encoding diphthamide biosynthesis enzyme Dph2, producing the protein MGIHDVNGSEIVKFLREVKAKRVLIQTPEGLKREAQELADFLGENGIEAIISGDINYGACDPADTEARRLGCDALIHLGHSYMRLHLEVPTLFVPAFAKVDVVPALEKNLEEIRKLGRRIALVTTAQHIHHLERMRDFLEREGFEVLVGRGDSRVSWPGQVLGCNFSAAKVDAEGVLFIGAGYFHPIGVAMAVKRPTLAINPYSGDAIWMDKEAERLVRKRWAQIAKAMEAQRFGVITSTKKGQFRLAEAKRIVKLLREHGKYARLLAMNHINYPALEGFDFDAYVVVACPRVPIDDYENWRKPVLTPREVEILLGLREDYEFDEILGAERGEDEPLGFSLRGGGQES; encoded by the coding sequence ATGGGTATTCACGATGTTAACGGGAGCGAGATTGTGAAGTTCCTGAGAGAGGTAAAGGCAAAGCGCGTGCTCATCCAAACCCCCGAGGGACTAAAGAGGGAGGCCCAGGAACTGGCGGATTTTCTCGGGGAGAACGGAATAGAGGCGATAATAAGCGGCGACATCAACTACGGCGCCTGCGACCCGGCCGATACGGAGGCCAGAAGGCTCGGTTGTGATGCGTTGATTCACCTCGGGCACTCATACATGAGACTCCACCTCGAGGTTCCAACACTCTTCGTGCCGGCCTTTGCGAAGGTTGATGTCGTCCCTGCTTTGGAGAAAAACCTCGAAGAAATCAGGAAGCTCGGTAGGAGGATAGCACTCGTTACAACCGCCCAGCACATCCACCACCTCGAGAGGATGAGGGATTTCCTTGAAAGGGAGGGCTTCGAGGTACTCGTAGGAAGGGGCGACTCGAGGGTTAGCTGGCCAGGTCAGGTTCTCGGCTGCAACTTCAGCGCGGCAAAGGTGGACGCAGAGGGGGTCCTCTTCATTGGAGCGGGCTACTTCCACCCTATTGGCGTCGCTATGGCCGTTAAGAGACCCACCCTCGCCATAAACCCCTACTCCGGGGACGCTATATGGATGGACAAGGAGGCGGAAAGGCTCGTTAGAAAACGTTGGGCCCAGATAGCAAAGGCGATGGAGGCTCAGAGGTTCGGGGTGATAACCAGCACCAAGAAGGGCCAGTTCCGCCTGGCAGAGGCGAAAAGAATCGTCAAGCTCCTCCGCGAGCACGGGAAGTACGCGAGGCTCTTGGCGATGAACCACATAAACTATCCCGCACTGGAGGGCTTCGATTTTGATGCGTACGTTGTCGTTGCCTGTCCTCGCGTGCCAATAGACGACTACGAGAACTGGAGGAAACCCGTGCTAACGCCAAGAGAGGTCGAGATACTCCTCGGCCTTCGTGAGGACTACGAATTCGATGAAATCCTTGGAGCGGAGAGGGGTGAAGACGAGCCGTTGGGCTTTTCACTGAGGGGAGGTGGGCAGGAGTCATGA
- a CDS encoding YiiX/YebB-like N1pC/P60 family cysteine hydrolase, translated as MKRYLPFVLLLFLAFQPSAFAFSGGGGGYEHPYPEDVMVGDILVGHSPDSDWLIPGYWTHTSLVAYEEDGEWYVVEAWFSGVRVISLREYIGRYDDIAILRVSASGEVKANAVQFALAQLGKPYDFALWTKQVYGSSYYCSELVWAAYIAAGGPDVDAHPRFSWRYLWGVAPQEIYDDGDTVQIYRHSS; from the coding sequence GTGAAGAGGTACCTTCCGTTCGTGCTCCTCCTTTTTCTGGCCTTTCAGCCTTCGGCCTTTGCCTTTAGCGGTGGCGGTGGGGGCTACGAACACCCGTACCCGGAGGACGTGATGGTTGGGGACATTCTCGTGGGACACAGCCCCGATAGTGACTGGCTGATCCCCGGCTACTGGACACACACTTCCCTCGTTGCCTACGAGGAGGACGGCGAGTGGTACGTTGTTGAGGCGTGGTTTAGTGGGGTTAGGGTGATCTCCCTGCGCGAATACATTGGGAGATACGACGATATAGCTATCCTCAGGGTCTCGGCCTCGGGGGAGGTTAAGGCAAACGCCGTCCAGTTTGCCCTTGCCCAGCTTGGTAAACCCTATGACTTCGCTCTCTGGACGAAGCAGGTGTATGGGAGCAGTTACTACTGCTCCGAGCTCGTTTGGGCCGCTTACATTGCGGCGGGTGGCCCGGACGTTGACGCACATCCACGCTTCTCATGGAGGTACCTGTGGGGGGTGGCGCCCCAGGAGATATACGACGACGGGGACACCGTCCAGATATACCGCCATTCCTCATGA
- a CDS encoding METTL5 family protein has protein sequence MKKKHLAMTLSRLRGFSNPRPELEQYRTPGDVAAELLWLAYSLDEVEGKVIADLGAGTGVLSVGAALLGAEVVYAVEKDKKALEIARENARSLGVEDGIEFINADVSEFSKRADTVIMNPPFGSQNPHADRPFLLKAFEVSDVAYSIHLAKPEVRGFIEAFTRDNGFKITHRLTLPFEIPAQFRFHRKRLERIMVDVYRFERV, from the coding sequence ATGAAGAAAAAGCACCTCGCGATGACACTCTCGAGACTAAGGGGGTTCAGCAACCCCAGGCCGGAACTGGAACAGTACAGGACTCCCGGGGACGTTGCGGCGGAGCTCCTCTGGTTAGCGTACTCCCTCGATGAGGTTGAGGGAAAGGTTATCGCCGATTTGGGGGCCGGAACCGGGGTCTTGAGCGTGGGCGCGGCCCTCCTGGGAGCTGAAGTCGTCTACGCGGTCGAGAAGGACAAAAAGGCCCTCGAAATCGCCCGGGAGAACGCGCGCTCGCTTGGCGTTGAGGATGGAATCGAGTTCATAAACGCGGACGTCTCCGAGTTCTCGAAGAGAGCCGATACAGTCATTATGAACCCCCCATTCGGCAGTCAGAACCCCCACGCCGACAGGCCCTTCCTCCTCAAGGCCTTCGAGGTGAGCGACGTTGCCTACTCAATCCATCTCGCAAAGCCGGAGGTGAGGGGCTTCATAGAGGCCTTCACCCGGGACAACGGTTTTAAAATCACCCACCGCCTAACCCTACCGTTCGAGATTCCCGCGCAGTTCCGCTTCCACCGGAAGAGGCTCGAGAGGATAATGGTTGACGTGTACAGATTTGAGAGGGTGTGA
- the arcS gene encoding archaeosine synthase subunit alpha has product METLRHEGPGRLGLLKLGERKVATPALAGLDFTLSPFNSFFHPTAAGEYDFNLAPSIPLSFYTPAEVIEKALGRLWSVDYEGFNAFYLPALRRVEYLDEFFKIIERYNFDAVYLGNSKILIREYRYFVRILRELRERFPNLMIIADLEPFFYPLAVYLGVDAFDTRSLKLYDFEGKGFTQFSPFVWSDEPNSLDFAKKTISEVRKALEEGKLRYLVENFFPTPYHAGILRIADLEHADYLEKYTPIQKETVYFISDASIRRPEVRRWHERVAERFVPPRNTELVLLFPCSAKKPYSFSRSHTLYRKAVKEALGSGTSKVHELILTSPFGVVPREWEWLAKYDIVVTGHWGEEEIKPAAELLAKTLEKYPKDVPIIAHLDEAYVEIAKLASEMTGREITFTDIKNGTTSHESLRSLTETLKEFPIDATKEDRTYRYFDGIRKVFDFYFGPGAGEAVLPENGQVKGSKMLRLFVDGKQTGTFKDGVISVTPFGMGRIYDRLKAYWVRIDFDLRGDVFAVGVGEADPRIRPDDIVGIVRDEKVVGVGKAVLSGEEMVKARKGVAVKVRKKA; this is encoded by the coding sequence ATGGAGACTCTCAGACACGAGGGGCCGGGAAGGCTCGGCCTCCTCAAACTCGGTGAGCGTAAGGTCGCGACTCCCGCGTTAGCGGGCCTTGACTTCACCCTCTCTCCCTTCAACTCCTTCTTTCACCCGACTGCTGCGGGAGAGTACGACTTCAACCTCGCTCCCTCAATCCCCCTGTCCTTCTACACGCCGGCCGAGGTGATAGAGAAGGCCCTCGGAAGGCTCTGGAGTGTGGACTACGAGGGCTTCAACGCCTTCTACCTGCCGGCATTGAGGAGGGTTGAGTACCTCGACGAGTTCTTCAAGATAATCGAGCGGTACAATTTCGATGCCGTCTACCTCGGCAACTCCAAAATCCTCATCAGGGAGTACCGCTACTTCGTGAGAATCCTCCGGGAGCTGCGCGAGAGATTCCCGAACCTCATGATAATAGCCGACCTGGAGCCCTTCTTCTATCCCCTCGCCGTTTACCTCGGTGTGGACGCCTTCGACACGCGCTCGCTCAAGCTCTACGACTTCGAGGGTAAGGGATTCACCCAGTTCTCGCCCTTCGTCTGGAGCGACGAGCCGAACTCCTTGGACTTTGCGAAGAAGACGATTTCCGAGGTCAGGAAAGCGCTCGAAGAGGGTAAGCTCCGCTACCTGGTGGAGAACTTTTTCCCGACCCCGTACCACGCTGGAATCCTTAGAATAGCTGATCTTGAGCACGCGGATTACCTCGAGAAGTACACCCCAATCCAGAAGGAGACGGTCTACTTCATCAGCGACGCCTCCATAAGGAGGCCGGAAGTGAGGAGGTGGCACGAGCGCGTTGCCGAAAGGTTCGTTCCTCCGAGAAACACCGAGCTGGTCCTCCTCTTCCCGTGCTCCGCCAAGAAGCCTTACTCCTTCTCCCGCTCGCATACCCTCTACAGGAAGGCCGTGAAGGAGGCTCTCGGCTCCGGAACCTCGAAGGTTCACGAGCTGATATTAACTTCGCCCTTCGGCGTGGTTCCGAGGGAGTGGGAGTGGTTAGCTAAGTACGACATAGTTGTCACCGGCCACTGGGGCGAGGAGGAGATAAAGCCGGCAGCGGAGCTCCTCGCTAAAACCCTCGAGAAATACCCCAAGGACGTGCCGATAATAGCGCACCTGGATGAGGCCTACGTCGAGATAGCTAAGCTGGCAAGTGAAATGACGGGAAGGGAGATAACCTTTACCGACATCAAAAACGGGACGACGAGCCACGAGAGCCTCCGCTCCCTCACGGAGACGCTGAAGGAGTTCCCCATAGATGCCACAAAAGAGGACAGAACCTACCGCTACTTCGATGGCATAAGGAAGGTCTTCGACTTTTACTTTGGCCCTGGCGCTGGAGAGGCCGTCCTCCCAGAAAACGGCCAGGTCAAAGGCTCTAAGATGCTCCGCCTCTTCGTTGACGGCAAGCAGACCGGAACCTTCAAGGACGGCGTGATAAGCGTCACACCCTTCGGAATGGGGCGCATATACGACAGGCTAAAGGCCTACTGGGTGAGGATAGACTTCGACCTTAGAGGAGACGTCTTCGCCGTCGGCGTCGGGGAGGCTGACCCGAGGATAAGGCCCGACGACATAGTCGGCATCGTGAGGGATGAGAAGGTAGTCGGCGTCGGAAAGGCCGTTTTAAGCGGGGAAGAAATGGTAAAAGCTAGAAAGGGCGTCGCGGTGAAGGTGAGGAAGAAGGCCTAA
- a CDS encoding YiiX/YebB-like N1pC/P60 family cysteine hydrolase, giving the protein MRPVVFVLMVAMAFVATPAAASSSGGGNYYHPYPWNVVPGDIVIGHGEKSDLFIPGYWTHTGIIAYYDYYYGEWVVIEAWESGIRMVLLSDFMRRYDAVAVLRVNTNDYVRQNAVYFAYNQLGKPYDWGWWTKQVYGDSYYCSELVWASYLAAGGPDIDANPGWSWKYLNGVAPQEVYDDGDTYVIYYHSV; this is encoded by the coding sequence ATGAGGCCGGTTGTCTTTGTATTGATGGTGGCAATGGCGTTTGTCGCCACCCCTGCGGCGGCTTCCAGCAGTGGCGGAGGGAACTACTACCACCCCTACCCGTGGAACGTGGTTCCCGGAGACATAGTGATAGGCCACGGAGAGAAGAGCGACCTCTTCATCCCCGGTTACTGGACCCACACGGGTATAATAGCGTACTACGACTACTATTACGGGGAATGGGTGGTAATAGAGGCGTGGGAGTCCGGAATCAGGATGGTCCTTCTCTCAGATTTCATGAGGAGGTACGACGCAGTTGCAGTCCTCCGTGTCAACACCAACGACTACGTGAGGCAGAACGCGGTCTATTTTGCTTACAATCAGCTAGGGAAACCCTATGACTGGGGATGGTGGACCAAGCAGGTCTATGGGGACAGCTACTACTGCTCCGAGCTCGTTTGGGCGTCCTATCTCGCCGCAGGTGGACCGGACATTGACGCCAACCCAGGCTGGAGCTGGAAGTACCTCAACGGCGTTGCACCTCAGGAGGTATACGACGACGGGGACACATACGTGATATACTACCATTCCGTCTGA
- a CDS encoding Lrp/AsnC family transcriptional regulator: MVTAFILMVTAAGKEREVMEKLLTFPEVKEAYVVCGEYDLVVKVETETLKDLDQFITEKIRKMSEIQMTSTMIAI; the protein is encoded by the coding sequence ATGGTGACGGCTTTTATATTGATGGTGACGGCCGCTGGAAAGGAAAGGGAAGTTATGGAGAAGCTTCTGACCTTCCCGGAGGTTAAGGAGGCGTACGTTGTCTGCGGCGAATACGACCTCGTTGTGAAGGTTGAGACCGAAACGCTCAAGGACCTTGACCAGTTCATAACCGAGAAAATAAGGAAGATGTCAGAGATACAGATGACCTCAACCATGATAGCCATCTGA
- a CDS encoding coiled-coil protein encodes MQVKVDPEEIKRIKQELEALEKEKREIQAKLDELQKELDAWIKKRDEKNNEVKALREKARELKAKRDEVNARIQELKKNKEEINAQLDLLYQEILEYRTKRDEYKQLRRLNMPKEQIEKKIEKLEWELQTRPATPERERQLVDQIQVLATELEILQQADRFHQKFVETRKKIENLKKARNAINLEIKQLANQSQQYHESMIEHFEKAKEVKKEADEYHAKVVELREKVREVRKALREIERKIREYDDKHKELIAYRMVARMRSKKDSNFEKAVEALEKFKRGEKLTMDELLLLQRYNLV; translated from the coding sequence ATGCAAGTGAAAGTGGACCCAGAGGAAATAAAGAGGATAAAGCAGGAGCTTGAGGCGCTTGAGAAGGAGAAGAGGGAAATCCAGGCCAAGCTCGATGAGCTTCAGAAGGAGCTTGATGCCTGGATCAAGAAGAGAGATGAGAAGAATAATGAGGTTAAGGCCTTGAGGGAGAAGGCGAGAGAGCTCAAGGCTAAGAGAGATGAGGTTAACGCTCGTATCCAGGAGCTCAAAAAGAACAAGGAAGAAATAAACGCCCAGCTAGACCTTCTCTACCAGGAGATACTTGAGTACAGAACGAAGAGAGACGAGTACAAGCAGCTCAGAAGGCTCAACATGCCCAAGGAGCAGATAGAGAAGAAGATAGAGAAGCTCGAGTGGGAGCTCCAGACGAGGCCCGCCACCCCCGAGAGGGAGAGGCAGCTCGTTGATCAGATTCAGGTTCTCGCGACCGAGCTCGAGATACTCCAGCAGGCCGACCGCTTCCACCAGAAGTTCGTGGAGACTAGGAAGAAGATAGAGAACCTCAAGAAGGCCAGGAACGCTATAAACCTTGAGATAAAGCAGCTCGCCAACCAGAGCCAGCAGTACCACGAGAGCATGATAGAGCACTTTGAGAAAGCCAAGGAGGTCAAGAAGGAGGCCGATGAGTACCACGCCAAGGTAGTTGAGCTCCGCGAGAAGGTCCGTGAGGTCAGGAAGGCCCTCCGCGAGATTGAGAGGAAGATCAGGGAGTACGACGACAAGCACAAGGAGCTCATCGCCTACAGGATGGTCGCCAGGATGAGGTCAAAGAAGGACAGCAACTTCGAAAAGGCCGTTGAGGCCCTCGAGAAGTTCAAACGCGGCGAGAAGCTCACCATGGACGAGCTGCTGCTCCTCCAGAGGTACAACCTAGTGTGA
- a CDS encoding phosphotransferase has protein sequence MMAHLLDEITLQRFEEHLKKRDIRLLRPFSKGTTSLIFLGEWKGEKVIIKLERADTPRHNLRREFEILMFLRGRDIAPEPVAHGTFEEREYLVRRFVPGEPILYADVEREHILEIARKTLALDRLNLDHGQIQGGKHILIGEGVYIIDFEKAGFRKPKNLTSAMAMLFLNDNTISKRLASKFGLGEDFRERLRGTLGEYKRKGNEKNLSRLLSEI, from the coding sequence ATGATGGCACACTTACTCGATGAAATAACACTTCAGCGCTTCGAAGAGCACCTGAAGAAACGGGACATCCGGTTATTGCGCCCATTCTCCAAGGGGACGACCAGCCTGATTTTCCTGGGGGAATGGAAGGGTGAAAAAGTTATCATAAAACTCGAGAGGGCGGACACCCCAAGGCATAACCTCCGCAGGGAGTTCGAGATTCTGATGTTCCTGAGGGGCAGGGACATAGCCCCTGAACCCGTCGCCCATGGGACGTTTGAGGAAAGGGAGTACCTGGTCAGACGCTTCGTTCCCGGGGAGCCCATCCTATACGCCGACGTGGAGAGGGAGCACATTCTCGAGATAGCCCGCAAGACCCTCGCCCTGGACAGGCTGAACCTTGACCACGGCCAGATACAGGGGGGTAAGCACATCCTGATAGGTGAGGGCGTTTACATAATAGACTTCGAGAAGGCGGGGTTCAGAAAGCCGAAGAACCTCACCTCGGCAATGGCAATGCTCTTCCTGAACGACAACACAATCTCCAAGAGGCTCGCGTCCAAGTTCGGCCTTGGGGAGGACTTCAGGGAGAGGTTAAGGGGCACTCTGGGGGAGTACAAGAGAAAAGGCAACGAGAAGAACCTATCCCGCCTTCTTTCTGAGATTTAA
- a CDS encoding PEGA domain-containing protein, with the protein MNASRKLGILLVFLLLLPSLPASLGSENVVLRITSNPSGASGYIEGLNVSFVTPATVEVPEGNWVMRVTNGKYTVVYNLSARGKLMKVFVDFTNLRQSIKGPFVNATVEYGFNITVPTREDEYVPPMAAPIWDEEVCGGIIMFGPREPPMLIYKYSLKDPYYQLFLNSTPSIEEYRGRKGCKMMETIYYLGNDSAMARSIPYREASFIAPHALLSIDSEPENATVYIFDFHRFGEWFTPFDVLVPVIPTERRNVSVVHYDFESRSLTTTIIPMIPELHTYRLGIGSNGYPFLEGWVELKPEGNYSVSVDLELLKFALRVNGEPPTEHASKREHLPVYVPNTTLLIVSSTPSAELFVDGRFMGKTPVAEEVAGGEHEIALKINGREVWKKRIDVGYGGRFRLTVFLEEYLKGHGRIKTR; encoded by the coding sequence ATGAACGCCAGCAGAAAGTTGGGGATACTCCTGGTGTTTCTGCTCCTCCTACCGAGCCTTCCCGCAAGCCTCGGAAGCGAGAACGTCGTGCTCAGGATAACCTCAAATCCCTCTGGAGCTTCCGGTTACATCGAGGGACTCAACGTCTCGTTTGTCACGCCCGCAACGGTGGAAGTTCCGGAGGGGAACTGGGTCATGAGGGTCACGAACGGAAAATACACAGTGGTTTACAACCTCAGCGCCCGTGGCAAGCTCATGAAGGTCTTCGTGGACTTCACAAACCTGCGCCAGTCAATAAAGGGCCCATTCGTGAACGCCACCGTGGAGTACGGCTTCAACATAACGGTGCCTACGCGGGAAGACGAGTACGTGCCCCCCATGGCGGCCCCCATCTGGGACGAGGAGGTGTGCGGTGGAATAATAATGTTTGGACCGAGAGAGCCGCCGATGCTCATCTACAAGTACAGCCTTAAAGACCCCTACTACCAGCTCTTCCTCAACTCCACACCCTCCATCGAGGAGTACAGGGGCAGAAAGGGCTGCAAAATGATGGAGACGATATACTACCTCGGCAACGATAGTGCCATGGCGAGGAGCATCCCCTACCGCGAGGCCAGTTTCATCGCTCCTCACGCCCTCCTATCAATAGACAGCGAACCTGAAAACGCCACCGTTTACATATTCGACTTCCACCGCTTCGGGGAGTGGTTCACCCCCTTCGATGTCCTCGTCCCCGTAATACCCACGGAGCGGAGGAACGTCAGCGTGGTTCACTACGATTTCGAGAGTAGAAGCCTCACCACCACGATAATTCCCATGATTCCGGAGCTCCATACCTACAGGCTGGGCATAGGTTCCAACGGCTACCCCTTCCTCGAGGGCTGGGTGGAGCTCAAACCAGAGGGGAACTACTCCGTCAGCGTTGACCTCGAGCTGCTGAAGTTCGCTTTGAGGGTCAACGGCGAACCTCCAACAGAGCACGCATCAAAAAGGGAGCACCTACCCGTTTACGTTCCCAACACCACCCTCCTAATCGTCAGCTCAACGCCGAGCGCCGAGCTCTTCGTTGACGGCAGGTTCATGGGCAAAACCCCCGTAGCGGAGGAAGTAGCAGGCGGAGAACACGAGATTGCCCTAAAGATAAACGGCAGGGAGGTATGGAAGAAGAGGATAGACGTCGGCTACGGCGGGCGCTTCAGGCTCACCGTCTTCCTCGAGGAGTACCTGAAGGGCCATGGGAGAATAAAAACACGTTAG